The sequence CGAGAGAAGCAAGAAGTGCCTTTACCAAATTCTGGGTCTTGTCCAGCAGAGTGGGCACATACAGTTTGCGGGAAAAGCCATCAATTACAGTTGACCTGTAAATAGCCATAGACTAACCATCCGTTTATATTCCACCCATGCTCCCGGACAACTGACGGGGGCCCACGCCGCTGGGGCCGATTATGCGGGGGTGGGGCCGCTTTACGAAACGAACACCAAAGAGGACGTCATGGCCCCGGTGGGGCTGGCCTACCTGG is a genomic window of Deltaproteobacteria bacterium containing:
- a CDS encoding thiamine phosphate synthase; this translates as MRLYSTHAPGQLTGAHAAGADYAGVGPLYETNTKEDVMAPVGLAYL